CGTTTGGAATGGGGTAAAAATCTTGACCAACGTGAAGGTGAAGCTTCCTCGGACCTGCAATTTTCCATCGGAACCATGTTCTGATGCCAACCCCGTAAAGGAGATTTTGTACGATGAAAAAATTTATCACCCTCCTGCTTCTGACCTTTTTTTGTGTCGCTACGGTTCATGCCGCTGATGCCAAGATTGGTTATGTTGATCTGCAAAAAGCCCTGAATAATTGTGAGGCCGGCAAAGTCGCCAAAGAAAAGATTTCCGTGAAGGTAAAAGAGTACGAGAGCCAGATCGATCAAAAGCAGAAAGAGATGAAAAAGCTGAAGGATGAGCTCGATAAGCAGGGATTAGTCCTTTCGGAAGATAAGCGCGCTGCCAAAAAGCGTGATTTCGATCAGAAACTCAAGGAGCTTGAGCGTTTCACCAAAGATATTCAGGAAGAGTTGCAGCAGCAGGATGCCGAATTTACCCGGCAGATTATTACTGACTTCTCTAAAATCATTAATGAGCTCGGCGCAAAAGAAAGCTATACTGCGATCTTTGAAAAGACCGAAAGCGCCCTCCTTTACGCGGACCCTAAAGCGGATCTAACCGATAAGGCGATCAAAGCTTACGACGCTTCTCTGAAAAAGTAGACGAATAAGGGAAGGATGCATTTGTGGTCAAACTTCGCGAACTTGCTGCTCTGATCGGTGCTGGTATCGATGGTGATCCCGACGTTGAGATTCAACGGATGGCGACTATCGATCAGGCCCAAAAAAGTGATATCACCTTCTTGGCCAATCCGAAATATCTGCCGCTACTGGCTGAAACACAGGCCGGAGCGGTGATTATCGGCATCGGGGTCGAAGCCCCGGCAGGGCTTAATCTCTTGCGGTGTGAGAACCCTTATCTGGCTTTTGCCAAGATCCTTACTTTTTTGCATGTACAGCGCCCTGATTCGCAAGGGATATCTCCCCGTGCCAGTATCGATCCGACCGCTGAAATCGCAGCTGGGGTAACGATTCACCCCGGCTGCGTCGTCGGGGCCCGGGTTAAAATCGGATCGCATACCACCTTGTATTCGAATGTCGTCCTTTACGACGATGTCACCCTTGGCGAAGACTGTATCATCCATGCCGGAGTTGTCATTCGCGAAGGGTGTCGAATCGGTCATCGCGTGATTATTCAGCCATCAGCCGTGATCGGTTCGGATGGTTTCGGTTTTGCTCCGGATGGGGAGCGTTACTACAAGATTCCACAAATCGGTATTGTTGTGGTTGAAGATGACGTGGAAGTTGGAGCTTGCAGTTGTATCGATCGCGCAGCTTTAGGGGTGACCCGCCTTGGTCAAGGGGTCAAGCTCGACAATATGGTGCAAATTGCTCATAACGTCACCATCGGTGCCCATACGGTGATAGCAGCCCAGACCGGGATTTCCGGCAGCAGCAAAATCGGTCGCCACTGCACTTTTGGCGGACAATCTTCTTCTGCCGGGCATATTAAGACCGGTGACAACCTGATCGTCGCCGGACGTGGCGCACTCGCCGGCAATACTGATGGAGATCAGATTGTCTCGGGTGTCCCGGCGATTCCCCATCGTGACTGGCTCAAGGCTTCCATGATCTTTGCCAAGCTCCCCTCTTTGCGTAAAGAGGTGTTGCGAATGCAAAGAGAGATTGATCTTTTAAAGAATGTCATCGATAAAGGAGAATAAAAGTCATGAAAATGCCCATGTACAGCACTGATATCATGAAGTATCTACCCCACCGATACCCGTTTCTGCTGATTGACCGGATTATCGAAATCGAGCCGGGCAAGAAGATTGTCGGCATCAAAAACGTCACGGTTAATGAGCCCTTTTTCCAGGGACACTTTCCGGGGCATCCAGTCATGCCCGGCGTTCTGATTATCGAAGCGATGGCGCAGGTTGGCGGCATCTTTGCCATGATCACCGACAATATCGGCGATGACAAAGTGACCTACTTTGCCGGTATCGATAATGCTCGCTTCCGTAAACCGGTCGTCCCCGGTGATGTTTTACGCTTTGAGTTGACCTTGACCAACTGTCGCCGCGGTCTTTATTGCTTTAATGCGAAAGCTTATGTCGAATCGACCCTGGTGGCCGAAGCCGATCTCAAAGCGACCTTTGCTGACAAAAACATTTAAAGGATATTGATCATGATACATCCGACAGCGATCATTCATCCCGGTGCCCGGCTTTCGGCTGATGTTGAAATCGGCCCTTACGCGGTTATCGGTGAGCACGTCACGCTCGGCGAAGGTTGCTGGGTCGGGCCGCATGCGGTGGTCGAAGGGCGCACCACCATCGGCCGAAAGAATCGTATTTTTCAATTCACCTCGATCGGCGCCATCCCCCAGGATCTGAAATACCACGGTGAAGCAACGACACTCAGCATCGGCGATGGCAATACCTTTCGTGAATTCGTCACCGTCCATCTCGGTACTGCCGATGGCGGCGGGACGACGATCATCGGCAATGACAATCTCCTCATGGCTTATGTTCATGTTGCGCATGACTGCCGGGTCGGCAATCAGATTGTTCTCGCCAATGCCGCCACCCTGGCCGGCCACGTTGAGGTCGGTGATCACGCCATCCTCGGCGGCCTCTCGGCAATTCACCAGTTTACCCGTATCGGTTCCCACGCCATGATCAGCGGCGGATCGATGGTCAATCAGGATATTACGCCCTACACCATCGCCCAAGGGGATCGGGCCGCACCGGTCGGGATAAATCTTATCGGCTTGAAACGGCGCGGTTTCTCCGACGAAGCCCTGCGAGCCCTGAAAAATTCCTATAAAACCTTCTTCCGGGCCGGACTCAAACAGGAAGAGGCTTTGGAGAAGATGGCAGTTGACGCAGCCGCCTACCCGGAGGTGAAAGTTTTCGTCGATTTTATCCGCGGTACACAGCGCGGCATCGCCCGCTAGTCGTATGATGAAAAGTGTTTAAACTAGCAGGGAGTGCCGTAGATTTGGCCTCCCTGTAAGCGTTCGTGTCGCTTAAGATGAGGATGATCCTTTGTCTGAAAATTACTTTCCGCCAAATAGCACCGGTCCACGTCGTGCCATGATCGTCACCGGAGAAGCCTCTGGGGATCTGCACGGAGCCAACCTGATCCGTGCCGCGCAGGTGATCGATCCGGAACTCTCTTTCTTCGGCGTCGGCGGTGAGCAGATGGCTGCGGCCGGATGTGAGATCATCATCCCCGGCAAGACCATCTCGGTTATGGGGATTGTCGAAGTCATTGGACATTTCCCGATCATCTGGCAAACCTTTCAACACCTCAAGAAAATTTTGCAGGGGGAGCAAAGACCCGATCTCCTTATCCTTATCGACTTCCCGGATTTCAATCTGCGCCTTGCTGCTGTCGCCAAAAAACTCGGCATTCCCGTCCTTTACTATGTCAGCCCGCAGGTCTGGGCGTGGCGGCGGGGGAGGGTGAAGCATATTGCCAAAGTCGTCGACCGTCTTGCTGCCATCCTCCCCTTCGAACCCCCTCTGTATGCCGGACTCGATATCGACGTCGAATATGTCGGCAATCCCCTCACCGATCAGGTGCAGATCAGTGAAGAGCGCGAACCTTTTCTCCGGCGACTTGGTATCCCCTCTGTCTCCCCGGTCGTCGGGCTCTTTCCCGGCAGTCGCGGTACGGAGCTGCGCTACAATCTGTCGACCCTGCTGGCCACAGCGCGGATCGTGATGCAGGAGCATCCGTCGGTCCATTTCCTTGTTCCGGCCGCTGCCACTCTCGGGACAGAACGGCTCAGCACCGCGATTGCCCAGGCGGGGGGCGCTGATCTGCCCCTGACTCTCGTTGCCGAGTCGGTCTACGATGTCGCCAATGCTTCTGATGCTGTTCTGGCGGTCTCGGGGACGGTGACCTTGCAAGTCGCTCTGGTCGGTACGCCGCTGTTGCTCATTTACCGGGTGGCACCCATGACCTATGCCATCGGCCGGCATCTGATCAAGGTTCCGTTTATCGGTTTGCCGAATATCATCGCCGGTCAGGAGGTTGCTCGTGAATTCGTTCAGGATGCAGCCGATCCGCAAGTCCTTGGCGCTGAACTCAATATGATCCTCGCTAACCCGCTGCACGCTGCTGCGTTGCGGCAAGGGCTGGCACTGGTCAGGGAGAAGATCGGGCCGGGCGGGTGTTCGCAACGGGTGGCGCAGATGGCAGTAGAGATGAGTCGCGGGCAGATTCGCCGTAAAGGAGAGACATGTTAGACAAGCGTTCCCTTTATAGCCGGCTCTGGATCTATATCAAACCGCATCGCGGCCGCATTGCCTTGTCGATGTTCGGCTCTCTCCTTTGTGCCGGAGCCGATGGCTCGATGGCCCGACTGATTCAGCCCTTTGTCGACAAGGTGATTGTCGCCAAGGATGCTGAGATGATTTTTCTTGTCCCCTGGCTGATTCTTGGTTTGCAACTGGTCAAGGCCACCGGCCGTTACCTGCAGGAGTACTTTATCAAGACCGCTGGTCAGTTGGCGATTCAATCGATTCGCAACGATCTCTTTAGCCACGTCATGAATCTGTCGATGCGATTTTTTGGCAAAAATCCGACCGGCGTCCTCATGTCGAAGCACCTCAACGACGTCCAGTCACTGCAAAGCTCTCTGGCTGAGGTCCTGGTCGGAGCCATGCGCGATCTTGTCACCTTGTTGGCCCTGATCGGTGTTGCTTTTTATACTGACTGGAAGATGGCAGCGATTGCGTTTGTCGTTTTGCCCCTGGCTGCCTGGCCGATCAGTATTATCGGTCAACGCATCAAGAGTTATGCGCGCAAAGGGCAGGGGATTATGGGGGAGCTGTCGCGGACCCTCGAACAGTCTTTTTCCGGGATCAAGGTGATCAAGGGCTTTGGTGCCGAGGCAGAGATCTCTTCCCGGTTTAAAGTGGAAAATTTGTCGTATTACCGGACATTGAGTAAGGTTTTCAAGTACGATGCCGGCTCCTCCCCCTTTATCGAGATCGTCACCGGTATCGGCATGTTTGCGATTATCCGCTACGGCATGGAGCAGGTGCAGAATGAGGTCATGACCGTTGGGCAGCTCTTCTCGATCTGCGGTGCTATCATGTTGATGTACGCACCGTTCAAACGTCTGACCAAGTTTAATAATTATCTGCAGATAGCGATGGGGGCGGCGGAGCGGGTCTTTGCGGTGCTCGACGAACCGCTGGAAATTCGCGATCAGGAAAAGGCCATTGATCTTGGCGCGGCCAACGGGGCTGTTGTCTTTGACGATGTCTCTTTTGCTTATGATGACGATCAGCCGGTCCTTTCGAATCTCTCTCTTGTCGTTAATCCGGGCGAAGTCGTTGCGCTGGTTGGGCCGAGCGGTGCGGGAAAGACAACGATTTCTGCCCTGTTGTGTCGTTTTTATGATGCAACTTCCGGTGTCATCACTATCGACGGTCACAATATCACAGAAATTACCCTGGCCAGTCTCAAGCAGAATCTGGCGATGGTCGATCAGGAATCCTTCCTTTTCAACGAAACGATTGCCGACAATATCCGTTTGAGCAAGCCGCAGGCAACGGATGCCGAGGTCATAGCGGCCGCGAAGCAGGCTTATGCCGATGAATTTATTGCCGTCCTGCCGGAAGGGTATCAAACACGCATCGGTGATCGCGGATTGCGTCTCTCCGGCGGCCAGCGCCAGCGGATCTGTATTGCCCGGGCGCTGCTGCGTAATGCGCCGATTCTGATCCTTGACGAAGCGACCAGTGCCCTTGATACCGAGAGTGAAGCGATGGTGCAGCAGGCGCTCGTTAATCTCATGCACAACCGTACAACGTTTGTCATTGCTCATCGCCTCTCCACCATCATGCATGCTGACAAGATTGTCGTGCTCGAACATGGGCACATTGTCGAGGTCGGGCGGCACGGTGAACTTCTTGTACATGAAAACGGCCTTTATCGCCGTCTCTACGACATGCAGTTCCGGGAGGCTTAATGAAAAAAGGCGGCTTTCTGGAACGCTTTATAATGGCGACGCTACCCCCTATCGCCGCCGCGCTGATGTGGTCGGTTTATCATTTGAATCGTTGCGAAGTTCTCGATGAAGATCAAGTTGATGCACTGCGCCGCGAAGGCAGGGGAGTGATCCTGAGCTTTTGGCATGAACAACTGTTTCTGATGGTCCTCGGTTATCACGGCCCCGGCGGCCGGGCTCTTGTCAGTGGCTCCCGTGATGGCGAGTTGCTTGCCCGGACGATGACATTTTTCGGACTGGGAGTGGTGCGCGGTTCTTCCCGACGCGGCGGACGGGCCGCTTTTCGTGAGATGGTGCAGTTCGGTAAAGGGCCTCTCGATTTGATTATCACGCCTGATGGGCCGACGGGACCTCGCCGTGAACTCAAGGATGGCATCGTCGAGCTGGCGCGTATCACCGGTCGTCCGGTCGTCCCTTTGTGTTTTGTCAGCAGTCGCGGCCATCGCTTTGCGTCCTGGGATCGTTTCGTGCTCCCTTATCCCTTTGGCCGCGGCGTCTATGTCTATGGCGAGGCGATCCGTTATCTCCCCGGCGAAGAGAGTGAATCCTTCAAGGGTCGGCTCAAGACGGCAATGAATGCCAATGAAGCCCGGGCTATCGACCGATTGGAGAGCTATGGCCTTCGCGCTGTATGATCTCATCCTCCTCCTGATTGCCGCCGGGATGATCCCCTGGTATCTGTTGCGCCGTGTCTTCGGCTTTCGCTCGCGCAGTGGCCTGCGTGAACGCTTCGGTTACTACGCACCACAACGTTTGACGGCGATCATGGGCCGGCCGGTGATCTGGATTCATGCCGTTTCCGTCGGCGAAACGCGGGCGGCGATCCCCTTGATCAAGGGCTTGCGTCAGGCGTGGCCTGATCATGCCCTGGTTCTCACCAATGTCACCGAGACTGGTCACGAAGTTGCGGCGACGATAGCCGAGCTTGATCTCTGCCTCTTCTTCCCCCTCGACCTTTCTTTTGTTATCCGTCGCGTCCTTGCCCGGCTCAAGCCCACCCTGATCGTTATTGTCGAAACCGAGATCTGGCCAAATCTGATCCGTACCGCTGCGGTGCGCCACGTCCCCATTGCTCTGGTCAACGGTCGCATCTCGGATCGTTCTTATCCCCGCTACCGGCGATTCCAAAGAATTCTTGCCCCGCTTTTGCAACAGGTCACCCTGTTTAGTATGCAATCGACTATAGATTGCGAGCGGATTATTGCCCTCGGCGCCGGACCCGAGAACGTTGTCAGCAGCGGCAATCTTAAATTCGACATGCCGATGAATCTGGTTGAAGCCGATCCGGCGCTGTTGCGCTTGCGCTATCATCTACCAGATCATCTCCCCATCTGGATCTGCGGCAGCACTCATGAAGGCGAAGAAGCCGCGTTGCTGCAAAGTTACCGCACTCTCCTGGCGCAGGGAGAAGAGCTTGTCCTGATCCTCGCTCCTCGCCATCCGCCCCGCGTGCCGGCAGTTTGTGACCTCTTGACCGACCGGAACTTTTCTTATCGTCGGCGCAGCCAGTTAAAGGCAACAGATTCGCTCCTCGCATCAGGGGAGGTCCTCCTCGTCGATACCCTGGGTGAACTCCTCCCGCTCTATGCCGCGAGTGATCTGGTCTTTGTCGGCGGCAGTCTTGTCCCCGTCGGCGGCCACAACCTCCTGGAGGCGGCGCTGGTCAGCCGTCCGGTCATCTTTGGTCCGCATATGCACAACTTTCGCGATATCTCGCAATTGATCCTAAGCGCCGGAGCGGGAAGTCAGGTGCAGTCTGAAGCGGAATTGCCGGCTCTGATTGCACGCTATCTGCACGATTTCTCATTACGGCAACAACAGGGTGCGGCCGGCCACCAGCTCATTGCTGCCCATGCTGGCGCCACGGCCCGGACGGTGGCTCTGTTGCGGACTCTGGTGTAGGCCATGAAGCAGCGCTGGCGCCGTTTTGCTGAAGAGCCGCTGCATGCGGCGACCTTTTTGCTGTGGCTCTTTCTCCTCCCTTTCAGTTTAGTTTACGGGGCAGGGCAGCGTCTCCGTGCCTGTCTTTACCGCTCCGGCGTCTTACGCTCCTACCGCGCGCCGCAGCCGGTGATCTCGGTCGGCAATCTCACGGTCGGCGGTACCGGCAAGACGCCGGTCGTCGATGCTATTGTCCGCCATCTGGTGCAACGCGGTGAGCGTCCGGCTGTTATCAGTCGCGGCTACGGCGGAAAGTTTCGTCGCGGTGTGGCGGTCGTCAGCCGTGGTGACGGGCAGGGCCCACTCCTGCCGTCTTTGTTCTGTGGTGATGAGCCATTTCTCCTGGCGCGCCGTAACCCCCGGGCGGTCGTGATCGTGGCACCGCAGCGCAGCGCGGGGGTAAAAGCGGCCCTTCGCGATTGTGGCGCGACGATCATTCTCCTCGACGACGGCTTTCAGCATCTGGCGGTGCAGCGCGATCTTGATATCCTCCTCCTTGATGCGGGACGTCCTCTGGGCAATGGCAGTGTTCTTCCTGCCGGTCTGCTGCGCGAGCCAGCGGCTGCCCACCATCGTGCCGGGCTCTGCCTCCTGACCCGCGACGAAGGGCTCGCCGCTCCGTCTCCCTTTGCCACGCTGTCAACCCTGCGCTGCCGCCATCGCCTGGCCGGGGAGTTTGTTTCTCTTGACGGCACCGTACAGAGAATTAAAGACTTTAGCGGACAGCGCGGTGTGGCTTTTGCCGGCATCGCCAACCCGACGAATTTTTTCCTGGCACTAAAGGCGCTCGGGTTGGAAATCATTGACACCATCGCGCTGAATGACCATGCGGACTTTAGTGCTGAAACCTTGAAGAAGCTTGATCAAGCATCTTTAAATGCCGATTTTTTCGTGACGACAGAGAAAGACGGTGTTAAACTTCGCTCTTCGGATTTACCTCTCCCTTGTTTTCAGGCCCTTCTCGAACTGGAGTTTGCTCCGGTGGGCAAGCTGGAAGAGATTGTCGACACCCTTTTAACGCGAACGAGAATGTTATGAATCTGACCTCCCAACTTCTTGAAATTATTGCCTGTCCTAAATGCAAAGGGCCGCTGCTCCTCTCCACCGCCAGCGATGCTCTCCTTTGCCATCAATGTGCCTTGTCCTATCCGGTACGCGACGAGATTCCCGTTCTTCTTATTGATGAAGCTACGCCTCTCACGGCGCAGCCCTGAAACGGTCCTTATGTCAATCGATACGCAGATTTCTGCTTACTTTGCCCGCCATGCCCAGGTATTCGCGAGCACTGTCCCTGAACTGACGCCGCAAATTCGTCGTTGTGCGCAGCTCCTGGCGAACTCTTTGGCCGATGGCAGAAAGATCCTGATCGCCGGCAATGGCGGTTCCGCCGCCGACGCGCAGCATTTTGCCGCTGAACTGGTCGGTCGTTTTCTGCTCGAACGTCGCGGTCTGCCGGCGATTGCCTTGACCACCGATAGCTCGATCCTCACCGCCGTAGCCAACGATTACGGTTTTGAACAGATCTTTTCCCGCCAGGTCGAAGCGTTGGCCAATCCCGGAGATGTGGTCATCGGCATCTCTACCAGCGGCAATTCGGCTAATATCCTTGCTGGCCTCGCGGCCGCCAAGCAGTGCGGCTGCACCACCATTGGCCTCCTTGGTCGTGACGGGGGTGCCATTGCTGCGCGCGTCGATCTCCCCCTGATCGTTACTTGCGCTGAAACGCCGCATATTCAGGAGATGCATGTCACTATTATTCACCTTCTCTGCAAACTGATCGAAGAGCAACTCTTTGACCAGCCGGGAGCCACTTCATGAAGATTGACCGGCTGCTGCTCGAACGTTTTCTTCTTCGTCTCCCGAAGCTGCGCACCCTGGTCGTTGGCGATTTAATGCTCGATGAGTATTTGTGGGGAAAGACGGAGCGGATCTCTCCGGAAGCGCCGGTGGCGATTGTCGATGTTTCCCGCGATGATCTGCGTCTTGGCGGTGCCGGCAATGTCATCAACAATCTCGCTACGCTCGGTTGTCAGGTTGCCGTCCTCAGCGTAGTCGGTGATGACAGAGATGGCCATAAACTTGCAGATTGCCTTGCAGCCAAAGGGATTGCCAGTTCCGGCATCATCTTTGAGCCCGGCCGCTTAACCACGCGCAAGACCCGAATCCTTGCCGGCCATCAGCAGGTGCTGCGGATCGACCGGGAGATCCGGGCATCGATCAGCACGGCCAGTGAAGATCAGCTCCTGACCTCTGCCTGTGCTGCTCTTGCTAACTGCGACCTCCTCCTGCTTTCCGATTATCGCAAGGGTGTCCTCACGGATCGGATGACGATGGCCTTGATTGCCATGGCCAATCAGTTACGGGTGCCGGTGGTTGTCGATCCCAAGGGGGAGAGCTATCGCAAATATCGCGGCGCCACCTTGTTGACTCCCAACCGCAAAGAAGCACAACTGGCAACCGGCATTGCGATTACGGATATCACTTCTCTCGAAGCGGCCGGCAAGGCACTTTGTGCCTCTTTGGCCCTCAATGCCCTCCTCATTACCCGCAGCGAAGAAGGGATGAGTATCTTTTATCCCGACGGTCGCCATCTCCCCCTGCCGACGGTGGCGCGGGAAGTCTTCGACGTCTCCGGCGCCGGCGATACCGTCCTTGCCCTGATGGGGGTCGGGCTTGCTGCCGGTCTTGATGTTGCCCAGGCCGCGCAGATCGCCAACCTTGGTGCCGGGATCGTCGTGGCCAAGCTCGGCACCTCGACCGTGACGACGGATGAACTGCTACGCGCGGCAATGAGTCAGGAAGATGAACCGCAGAGCAAGATTCATGATCGCACCATTGTCGCCCGCTTCCTGAGTGCCGAACGGGAACGGGGCAAGAAGATCGTCTTCACCAATGGCTGTTTCGATCTCCTTCATGTCGGCCACGTCAAATATTTGCAGCAGGCGCGGCGCCTTGGAGATCTCCTTGTCCTCGGCCTCAATACCGACGCCTCCATTCGCCGTCTCAAAGGGCCGAAACGCCCGCTCATTGACGAAGAAGAGCGCGCCCATATTCTCGCCGCACTCTCTTGTATCGACTACGTTGTCCTCTTTGACGAAGAGACTCCTTATGAGCTGATCCAGCTCCTCCGTCCCGACATCCTCGTCAAAGGGGGGGATTACACTGTTGAAGGAGTGGTTGGCCGTGATCTTGTCGAAGGGTGGGGGGGACGAGTTGAGCTGATAAACTTTGTCGACGGTAAATCAACGACCTCGACTATCGAAAAGATCCTCGAAGCTTACCGGGATACAGCTTGAGCGGGCAGGGGAATTTGCCTGCGGGGATCACCCTTAACCGTGCCATTTTCCTT
This genomic window from Deltaproteobacteria bacterium HGW-Deltaproteobacteria-4 contains:
- the lpxD gene encoding UDP-3-O-(3-hydroxymyristoyl)glucosamine N-acyltransferase, which encodes MVKLRELAALIGAGIDGDPDVEIQRMATIDQAQKSDITFLANPKYLPLLAETQAGAVIIGIGVEAPAGLNLLRCENPYLAFAKILTFLHVQRPDSQGISPRASIDPTAEIAAGVTIHPGCVVGARVKIGSHTTLYSNVVLYDDVTLGEDCIIHAGVVIREGCRIGHRVIIQPSAVIGSDGFGFAPDGERYYKIPQIGIVVVEDDVEVGACSCIDRAALGVTRLGQGVKLDNMVQIAHNVTIGAHTVIAAQTGISGSSKIGRHCTFGGQSSSAGHIKTGDNLIVAGRGALAGNTDGDQIVSGVPAIPHRDWLKASMIFAKLPSLRKEVLRMQREIDLLKNVIDKGE
- the gmhA gene encoding phosphoheptose isomerase; this translates as MSIDTQISAYFARHAQVFASTVPELTPQIRRCAQLLANSLADGRKILIAGNGGSAADAQHFAAELVGRFLLERRGLPAIALTTDSSILTAVANDYGFEQIFSRQVEALANPGDVVIGISTSGNSANILAGLAAAKQCGCTTIGLLGRDGGAIAARVDLPLIVTCAETPHIQEMHVTIIHLLCKLIEEQLFDQPGATS
- a CDS encoding bifunctional heptose 7-phosphate kinase/heptose 1-phosphate adenyltransferase, which translates into the protein MKIDRLLLERFLLRLPKLRTLVVGDLMLDEYLWGKTERISPEAPVAIVDVSRDDLRLGGAGNVINNLATLGCQVAVLSVVGDDRDGHKLADCLAAKGIASSGIIFEPGRLTTRKTRILAGHQQVLRIDREIRASISTASEDQLLTSACAALANCDLLLLSDYRKGVLTDRMTMALIAMANQLRVPVVVDPKGESYRKYRGATLLTPNRKEAQLATGIAITDITSLEAAGKALCASLALNALLITRSEEGMSIFYPDGRHLPLPTVAREVFDVSGAGDTVLALMGVGLAAGLDVAQAAQIANLGAGIVVAKLGTSTVTTDELLRAAMSQEDEPQSKIHDRTIVARFLSAERERGKKIVFTNGCFDLLHVGHVKYLQQARRLGDLLVLGLNTDASIRRLKGPKRPLIDEEERAHILAALSCIDYVVLFDEETPYELIQLLRPDILVKGGDYTVEGVVGRDLVEGWGGRVELINFVDGKSTTSTIEKILEAYRDTA
- a CDS encoding acyl-[acyl-carrier-protein]--UDP-N-acetylglucosamine O-acyltransferase; translation: MIHPTAIIHPGARLSADVEIGPYAVIGEHVTLGEGCWVGPHAVVEGRTTIGRKNRIFQFTSIGAIPQDLKYHGEATTLSIGDGNTFREFVTVHLGTADGGGTTIIGNDNLLMAYVHVAHDCRVGNQIVLANAATLAGHVEVGDHAILGGLSAIHQFTRIGSHAMISGGSMVNQDITPYTIAQGDRAAPVGINLIGLKRRGFSDEALRALKNSYKTFFRAGLKQEEALEKMAVDAAAYPEVKVFVDFIRGTQRGIAR
- the fabZ gene encoding 3-hydroxyacyl-[acyl-carrier-protein] dehydratase FabZ, with the translated sequence MPMYSTDIMKYLPHRYPFLLIDRIIEIEPGKKIVGIKNVTVNEPFFQGHFPGHPVMPGVLIIEAMAQVGGIFAMITDNIGDDKVTYFAGIDNARFRKPVVPGDVLRFELTLTNCRRGLYCFNAKAYVESTLVAEADLKATFADKNI
- a CDS encoding ABC transporter permease, with product MLDKRSLYSRLWIYIKPHRGRIALSMFGSLLCAGADGSMARLIQPFVDKVIVAKDAEMIFLVPWLILGLQLVKATGRYLQEYFIKTAGQLAIQSIRNDLFSHVMNLSMRFFGKNPTGVLMSKHLNDVQSLQSSLAEVLVGAMRDLVTLLALIGVAFYTDWKMAAIAFVVLPLAAWPISIIGQRIKSYARKGQGIMGELSRTLEQSFSGIKVIKGFGAEAEISSRFKVENLSYYRTLSKVFKYDAGSSPFIEIVTGIGMFAIIRYGMEQVQNEVMTVGQLFSICGAIMLMYAPFKRLTKFNNYLQIAMGAAERVFAVLDEPLEIRDQEKAIDLGAANGAVVFDDVSFAYDDDQPVLSNLSLVVNPGEVVALVGPSGAGKTTISALLCRFYDATSGVITIDGHNITEITLASLKQNLAMVDQESFLFNETIADNIRLSKPQATDAEVIAAAKQAYADEFIAVLPEGYQTRIGDRGLRLSGGQRQRICIARALLRNAPILILDEATSALDTESEAMVQQALVNLMHNRTTFVIAHRLSTIMHADKIVVLEHGHIVEVGRHGELLVHENGLYRRLYDMQFREA
- the lpxK gene encoding tetraacyldisaccharide 4'-kinase — protein: MKQRWRRFAEEPLHAATFLLWLFLLPFSLVYGAGQRLRACLYRSGVLRSYRAPQPVISVGNLTVGGTGKTPVVDAIVRHLVQRGERPAVISRGYGGKFRRGVAVVSRGDGQGPLLPSLFCGDEPFLLARRNPRAVVIVAPQRSAGVKAALRDCGATIILLDDGFQHLAVQRDLDILLLDAGRPLGNGSVLPAGLLREPAAAHHRAGLCLLTRDEGLAAPSPFATLSTLRCRHRLAGEFVSLDGTVQRIKDFSGQRGVAFAGIANPTNFFLALKALGLEIIDTIALNDHADFSAETLKKLDQASLNADFFVTTEKDGVKLRSSDLPLPCFQALLELEFAPVGKLEEIVDTLLTRTRML
- a CDS encoding lipid-A-disaccharide synthase, which codes for MIVTGEASGDLHGANLIRAAQVIDPELSFFGVGGEQMAAAGCEIIIPGKTISVMGIVEVIGHFPIIWQTFQHLKKILQGEQRPDLLILIDFPDFNLRLAAVAKKLGIPVLYYVSPQVWAWRRGRVKHIAKVVDRLAAILPFEPPLYAGLDIDVEYVGNPLTDQVQISEEREPFLRRLGIPSVSPVVGLFPGSRGTELRYNLSTLLATARIVMQEHPSVHFLVPAAATLGTERLSTAIAQAGGADLPLTLVAESVYDVANASDAVLAVSGTVTLQVALVGTPLLLIYRVAPMTYAIGRHLIKVPFIGLPNIIAGQEVAREFVQDAADPQVLGAELNMILANPLHAAALRQGLALVREKIGPGGCSQRVAQMAVEMSRGQIRRKGETC
- a CDS encoding 3-deoxy-D-manno-octulosonic acid transferase → MPMKPGLSTDWRAMAFALYDLILLLIAAGMIPWYLLRRVFGFRSRSGLRERFGYYAPQRLTAIMGRPVIWIHAVSVGETRAAIPLIKGLRQAWPDHALVLTNVTETGHEVAATIAELDLCLFFPLDLSFVIRRVLARLKPTLIVIVETEIWPNLIRTAAVRHVPIALVNGRISDRSYPRYRRFQRILAPLLQQVTLFSMQSTIDCERIIALGAGPENVVSSGNLKFDMPMNLVEADPALLRLRYHLPDHLPIWICGSTHEGEEAALLQSYRTLLAQGEELVLILAPRHPPRVPAVCDLLTDRNFSYRRRSQLKATDSLLASGEVLLVDTLGELLPLYAASDLVFVGGSLVPVGGHNLLEAALVSRPVIFGPHMHNFRDISQLILSAGAGSQVQSEAELPALIARYLHDFSLRQQQGAAGHQLIAAHAGATARTVALLRTLV